The stretch of DNA AATGCGGTTGTCGAGGGTGCGGTAGGGGCGAATCCGCAGGTCGTACCAGCGGCCTGAGCGATCCTGCACTTCCTGGCTGCTCTGTTCCAGGGTGTCAATCACCGCCACAATGCGGGCCTCTAGGTCGTCCACTAACAGACGGTGGTTAATGTCGCCCAGGGGGCGGCCCACATCGCCAGGAATGAGGTTAAACAGGGCCGCCGCCGTGGGGGTAAAACGACGAATCCTGAGGTCGTCTTCGAGCATCAGAATGGGAATGTGAATGCTGCTGAGCAGGTTTTGAAAGTCGTCGCTGATGCGGGTGGTCTCGGCGTTGCGACTGTAGAGTTCGTCGTTGATGGTGCTGAGTTCTTCGTTGGTGGCCTGAATTTCTTCCTTGGCGGTTTGCAGCTCTTCGTTGGTGCTTTGCAGCTCTTCGTTGCTGGAAAGAATCTCTTCGTTGGCGGCCCGCAGATCCTGGTTGGTGGCCTCCTGCTCCTGAATAATCGATTGCAGGTGCGATCGCGTGGTGTCGAGATCCTGCTGGAGGGCGAGGTTTGCTTGTCGGTACTGGTTCTCCAGATCGGCAGCAGGGATATCAACCTCGGCGGGGATGCTCTCTGGCTCCAAATCGGTAAAGCACACCAGGTAGTAGGCTTTGTCAGCGAGCTGGGGGCTGAGGGGCAAAACCTCGATTTGCACGGGGCGGGGGCGATCGCCTGCTTCGATCAGCAGCGATCGCCGCTGCACCGTCTGGCTAGTTTGCTTGGCCTGGTAAAAGGCCGTGCGCAGGTCGAGCCGCAGCCCCTCCTTGGCCATGGATAGCAAATTGAGGCTAGCGCGACCGGGGGCAGGCTCCAGATAGGCTCCGGTCTGCCCCCGAAACTGCAAAATTTCTAGCCGGTCATTCACCAATGCTCCAGCTGGGCCGTAGCGGTTGAGCACTGTCTGGTCAGCCAGGCCATAGAGGTCAATTTCTTGGCCGCGATCGCGGGGTGGCTCTGGCCGAGGAGCCTGGACACTGGGGGTGTAGGTGGTGGGCTCAAAGTTAACGCTCAAGGGTAGCGACGACGACTGCTTCGTGTAGAGTTTGTAGCGGCTGTCGACCAAAGAAAACAGGTAGCCACATTCCCCCACCGTCTCTGATGACCCCAGCAGCAAAAAGCCGTCGGGCTTGAGACCGTAGTGAAATATGGGCAGCACCTTGCTCTGCAATGCCGCGCCCAAATAAATCAGCACATTGCGGCAGCTAATCAGATCGAGGCGCGAAAAGGGCGGGTCGGTGATCAGATTTTGACAGGCAAAAATGCAAAGTTCCCGCACCATTTTGTTGATTTGATAGCCCCCATCGGCGGGCACAAAAAACCGCTGCAACCGCTCGGGCGACACATCGCTCACCTGGCTGGGCGAGTACCAGCCCAAGCGGGCCACCTCAATCGCTCGCTCATTGACATCGGTGGCAAAAATTTGAATGGACGGGCTGGTGCTGTGGCGGCCCAGGTACTCCAGCAGGCAGATGGCGATCGAGTAGGCCTCTTCGCCCGTCGAGCAGCCCGCCACCCAAATGCGTAGGGGCAAATTGGAGTCGCCCCGGCCCGCTTGGGCCAGCCGTTGACTGTCGTGCAGCAGGGCCGGAAACACGATCTGCTCTAGGGCTGCAAACACCTCCCCATCCCGAAAAAAGCTGGTCACCCCGATCAAAATTTCCTGGTGCAGGGCCTGCACCTCCTCGGGATTGGCCTGGAGGTATTGACTGTAGTTCTCCAGGCCCTCGATGTGGTGCAGGGCCATGCGGCGAAAGATGCGCCGCTTGACGGTGGTGGGCTTGTACTGGGCAAAGTCAATTTTGGTGGTCCGTTTCAGCAGGGTGAGAATGGCCGTCAGGGCGGTGGTGCTGATGATGTTTTCCGGGGGCAGCGCTGGCTCCGTCGGGCTGGT from Leptolyngbya sp. KIOST-1 encodes:
- a CDS encoding chemotaxis protein CheB, producing MSLQQPFSADDAPPVPAQPEQFPVVAIGASAGGLEAFTQLISHLPTTTGMAFVLVQHLDPSQPSLLSEIIGRTTEMPVLEVTDGMAIAPNQVYVMPPNQAMTIEAGELRLQPRPRRTASRLIDSFFSALAQERGAKAIGVVLSGADADGTLGLEAIKAAGGITFSQSEASAKFSSMPHTAIATGQIDFIQTPEEIAQTLAHLSAHPYVSSTSPTEPALPPENIISTTALTAILTLLKRTTKIDFAQYKPTTVKRRIFRRMALHHIEGLENYSQYLQANPEEVQALHQEILIGVTSFFRDGEVFAALEQIVFPALLHDSQRLAQAGRGDSNLPLRIWVAGCSTGEEAYSIAICLLEYLGRHSTSPSIQIFATDVNERAIEVARLGWYSPSQVSDVSPERLQRFFVPADGGYQINKMVRELCIFACQNLITDPPFSRLDLISCRNVLIYLGAALQSKVLPIFHYGLKPDGFLLLGSSETVGECGYLFSLVDSRYKLYTKQSSSLPLSVNFEPTTYTPSVQAPRPEPPRDRGQEIDLYGLADQTVLNRYGPAGALVNDRLEILQFRGQTGAYLEPAPGRASLNLLSMAKEGLRLDLRTAFYQAKQTSQTVQRRSLLIEAGDRPRPVQIEVLPLSPQLADKAYYLVCFTDLEPESIPAEVDIPAADLENQYRQANLALQQDLDTTRSHLQSIIQEQEATNQDLRAANEEILSSNEELQSTNEELQTAKEEIQATNEELSTINDELYSRNAETTRISDDFQNLLSSIHIPILMLEDDLRIRRFTPTAAALFNLIPGDVGRPLGDINHRLLVDDLEARIVAVIDTLEQSSQEVQDRSGRWYDLRIRPYRTLDNRIDGAVVVLVDIDSLKRSADQLRQARDYADAIVQTVREALVVLDQDLRVVTANRQFYQTFQVSPGDTEGQLIFELGNGQWDIPQLRSLLQELLPQNRQVENFEVVHRFETIGLQTMRLNARKMAQVNGDDLVLLAIETVPSDAAAQGE